CTCCACCGGCGACAAGGATCTCGCCCAGCTCGTGCGCCCCGGCATCACCCTGGTCAACACAATGACCAACACCATCATGGATACGGCCGGCGTAGTGGAAAAATTCGGCGTGAAGCCAGAGCAGATCATCGACTTCCTCAGCCTTACCGGCGATACCGTCGACAACGTGCCGGGTGTCAACAAGTGCGGCCCCAAGACCGCCGCGAAATGGCTGGCCGAATATGGTTCGCTGGATGGCGTGATCGCCAACGCGGACAAGATCAGCGGCAAAATCGGTGAATATCTGCGAGAGGCACTGCCGGAATTGCCGTTGTCGCGCGAACTGGTCACCATCAAAACCGACGTGACTCTGGAAAAGACAGTCGAGCAACTCACGCTGCATGAGCGCGATACGAATGCGCTGCGCGAATTGTTCACGCGCTACGAATTCAAGGCGGGGTTGAAGGAGTTGGAGGGGGAAGGAGCGGGACTCGGGACTCGGGACTCGGGACTCGAAAAAGCCGCGCCATCTCCGCCACCCCGCGAAGGGGTTCCAGGATCTTCAGCTCTTGCTAGTCCCGAGTCCCGAGTCCCGAGTCCCGCTCAATACGAACTCGTTATCACCGAAGCGAGGTTCGATCAATGGATATCGCGCCTGCACGACGCACTCCTTATCGCTTTCGACACCGAAACCACCAGCCTTGATTCGATGCAGGCGGATATCGTCGGTCTGAGCCTGTCGGTCCAGCCAGGCCATGCCTGCTATATCCCGCTAGGCCACGACTATCCCGGCGCCCCCACGCAACTGTCGCGCGACAAAGTGCTGGCAGCACTGAAACCCATCTTCGAAGACCCCAAACGCCCCAAGGTCGGCCAACACGCCAAGTACGACATGAACATCCTGTCGCATTACGGCATCGTGGTGCAGGGGCTGAAGCATGACACCATGCTCGAATCCTATGTGTGGAATGCGACCGCCACGCGCCACGACATGGATTCGCTGGCCCGCAAATACCTCGGCTACGAGACCGTGAAATACGAGGAAGTCGCCGGCAAGGGCGCCAAGCAGATTTCCTTTTCGCAAGTCGATCTGGACACTGCCTGCCGCTACGCCGCCGAAGATGCGGATATCACCTTGCGCTTGCATCGCGCGTTATGGCCGCTGCTGGAAAGCGAACCGAAGCTGCTTAAGGTTTACGAAGATATCGAAATTCCGCTGGTGCCGGTGCTGGCCGGCATGGAACAGCACGGCGTATTGATCGACGTGAACGAACTGCGCAAACAAAGCCAGCAACTCGGCAAGCGCATGCTCGAATTGCAGCAGGAAGCATGGAAATCGGCAGGACGCGAATTCAATCTGGACTCGCCCAAACAACTGCAAGCGATTCTGTTTGACGAACTTGGCTTGCCGGCGAAACTGAAAACACCGACCGGGCAACCATCCACCAACGAAGAGGCGCTGGACGCCATCGCCGACGACCATCCCCTGCCTCGCCTGATCCTGGAATACCGCGGTCTGGCCAAGCTGCGCTCAACCTATACGGAGAAGCTGGCGGAGATGGTCAATCCGCGCGATGGCCGCGTGCACACCAGCTATCACCAGGGCGCCGTCGCAACCGGACGCATCTCTTCCAACGATCCCAACCTACAAAACATCCCGGTGCGCACCGAGGAAGGCCGACGCATTCGCCAAGCCTTTATCGCGCCGAAGGATTGGCTGGTGATGGCCGCCGACTACTCACAGATCGAGCTACGCATCATGGCGCATCTCTCGGGCGACGAGGGTTTGGTGCGCGCCTTCCAGGAAGGCGGCGACATTCATCGCGCCACCGCAGCGGAGGTGTTCGGCCTTGATCCCAAAGATGTCACCAGCAATCAGCGCCGCGCGGCCAAGGCCATCAACTTCGGCCTGATGTACGGCATGAGCGCATTCGGCCTGGCGCGCCAGCTCGGCGTGGATCGCGGCGAGGCCAGCGATTACATGGCGCGCTATTTCTCGCGCTATCCCGGCGTGCATGCCTTTATGGAGACCACGCGCGAACGTGCGCATCGTGACGGCTACGTGGAAACACTCTTCGGCCGCCGCTTGTATCTGGAAAACTTGAGTGCCCGCAATCAGGCATTGCGCGCCGGCGCCGAACGCGCCGCCGTCAATGCGCCAATGCAAGGCACCGCGGCGGACATCATCAAGCGCGCCATGATCACCGTCGCCGCGTGGCTCAAGGACCGCGACGATGCGCACATGCTGATGCAGGTGCACGACGAACTCGTGTTCGAAGTACGCGCCGGTGCCGTCGACAGCGTGCGCGAGGCCGTGAGAGAGCGCATGTCCGGCGCGGCCACCTTGCACGTGCCGCTGATCGTGGATATCGGTGTCGGCAAGAATTGGGACGAGGCGCATTGATCAGGGCATTCTTCCGACGACGTCGATCCATTTGGACGTCTGTATGCCGAAGGTCATGGGGCGTTGTCACGCAGATGAATCGCGGCTGACCAATTCCGAATTTTTATACCCGCTCGCGCAACTTTTCGCTCTTGCCCGCACTCCAACGTTTCGGATGCACGCAACGGCATCCCCGGCGCCCACCTCCCTGGGTTGCCATCCGGAATCGGACCTCTCCCCTGGGCTCCGCTTCCACCAGCCCCGAGAACTCCCCCTAGTTCTCGGGGCTTTTTCTTTTTACGCGTTCTATACGCGGACCGGCTTTTTCGCTACCCGCTTCTTATGCGTCGGTGCCTAGAGTACGTAGCTGTGAGGCACTGAGTGACGATGATGGACGTTATCTACCTACTTTTCAGCTTCGTGTTGGCTGCTGCCACGCTGGGCTTTCTGTTGCTCTGCGACCGGCTGGGATCGCATAGCTAACGGCACGCGACCCAGCCACACAGCTCTCTTCAAGCTCGTCTTAGCGGAGCAAATCCCATGAACTTCTTCTACGGACTGGCCGCCGTGATCGCAGTGGCGCTGACGGTCTATTTGTGTGTGGCGCTGTTGAAACCGGAGTGGTTCGAATGACTGCCAACGACTTTATCCAGATTGGCATTTATCTGGTCGTCCTCCTGCTGCTCATCAAACCGATGGGCAGCTACATGGCGCACGTGTATGCCGATCAACCCCATCGCATCACCCGGCTAGGTGGTGGCGTGGAGCGGTTTATCTATCGTCTTTGCGGCGTGGACGCTAGGGAAGACATGGGCTGGAAACGTTATGCGCTCGCCATGCTGCTGTTCAACGTGTGTGGCATGTTGATGGTGTACCTGCTGCAGCGAGTGCAGCAGTGGCTGCCGCTGAATCCCCAGCACTTCCCGGCCGTCGCCCCGGACCTGTCCATCAACACGGCGATCAGCTTCATCACCAACACCAATTGGCAGGCGTACTCGGGCGAGTCCTCGCTGAGCTACCTGACCCAGATGATGGGTCTGGCGGTGCAGAACTTCATGTCCGCCGCTTGCGGCATTGCCGTGGCGATCGCCGTGATCCGTGGCTTTGTGCGTAAAACGACCCAGCTTATCGGTAATTTCTGGGTCGACCTGACGCGCACCACGCTGTATGTGCTGATACCGATTTCCTTCGTGCTGGCCCTGCTGCTGGTGTCGCAGGGTGTGATCCAGAACTTCAAGTCGTATGTCGATGTGCCGGTGATGCAGACCACCACCTATGCCAACCCGGTGACCGACGCGGCTGGTAACCCCGTCAAGGATGCGTCAGGCAACCCCGTCACCAAACCGGCACAGCTCACCTCGCAAACGTTGCCGATGGGGCCGACGGCCTCGCAGGTGGGGATCAAGATGCTGGGTACCAACGGTGGCGGTTTCTTCAACGCGAACTCGGCGCATCCGTACGAGAATCCCACGCCGTTCTCCAACTTCCTGGAGATGCTGGCGATCTTCCTGATTCCCGGTGGCCTGTGCATCACCTTCGGCGACATGGTGGACGATCGCCGGCAGGGCTGGGCGATTCTCGCCACCATGCTGGTGATCTTCATCCCGTTGACGATGGGTGTGACCGCCGCAGAGCAGGCCGGCAACCCGATCATGCACGGCTTGATGGTTGATCAGCACGCGTCGGCCTTGCAGCCGGGCGGCAATATGGAAGGTAAGGAAACGCGCTTCGGTATCGTGGCCAGCACGCTGTTTACGGCGATCACCACCGGTGCATCCTGCGGTGCCGTGAACAATATGCACGATTCGCTCACCTCGCTTGGCGGCCTGGTGCCGATGTGGTTGATCCAGCTCGGCGAGGTGGTCTTCGGCGGTGTGGGTTCGGGCCTGTACGGCATGCTTGCCTTCGCCGTGGTGGCGGTGTTCATCGCCGGCCTGATGGTGGGGCGTACGCCGGAATACATCGGCAAGAAGATCGAGGCGCACGAGATGAAGATGGCCAGTCTGGCCGTGCTGATTCCCTGCGCACTGGTGGTGATCTGCACGGCCATTGCAGTGCTGGTTCCTGCCGGTACGGCGGCGGTCGGCAACCCCGGGGCGCACGGCTTCAGCGAAATTCTCTACGCAGTGAGTTCGGCGACCAACAACAACGGCAGCGCGTTCGCGGGTCTTTCCGCCAATGTGCCGTTCTGGAACGTGTTGCTCGGCGTGTGCATGTTCCTGTCGCGCTACACCCTGGCGATCGCGATGCTGGCGCTGGCTGGTTCGCTGGCGGCAAAGAAGCATGTTCCCGAATCGGCAGGCACCTTGCCAACCCACACGCCACTGTTCGTCACCCTACTGGCAAGCGTAGTGATCATCGTCGGCGCACTTACCTTTCTGCCCGCGCTGGCACTCGGCCCGATTGCCGAGTTCCTGATGTCCGCGCACTAAGTTTTTTCACTCCCTCTCCCCTCTGGGGAGAGGGTTGGGGTGAGGGGTAGGGCTTGTGGGAAACAACGAAACCTCGTTGGACCCCAATGCTTACTTCTTGCCAATAGATAGATCACGCGAGGCTTGCCCCTCACCCCGACCCTCTCCCCGGAGGGGAGAGGGAGCAAAAGCAAAACCTGGAGTTCACTAATGACTTCCCATGCCCACGCTGTCCGCACTTTCGACCGGACCTTGATTCTGAAGGCCGTCGCGGACGCTTTTCGCAAGCTGTCGCCGCGCATGCAATTTCGCAATCCGGTGATGTTCGTGGTGTTCGTGTGCAGCGTGCTGACCACCTTGCTGTGGATTCAGGCGTTGACCGGTCACGGCGAAGCGCCCACCGCCTTCATCTTCCTGGTCAGTATCTGGCTGTGGTTTACGTTGTTGTTTGCCAACTTCGCCGAAGCGCTGGCGGAAGGCCGCGGTAAGGCGCAAGCGGCAGCCCTGCGCAGCACGCGCAAGGACGTGATCGCCAAGAAGCTGGCCGAAGCCAAGCGCGATGCTGAAATCACCTTCGTGCCTTCCAACGAATTGCGCGCCGGCAACGTCGTGCTGGTAGAAGCGAACGAGCAGATTCCCGGCGACGGCGAGGTGGTGATCGGCGCCGCCAGCGTGGACGAAAGTGCGATCACGGGTGAATCCGCGCCGGTGATTCGCGAGTCCGGCGGAGACCGTAGCGCCGTTACCGGCGGCACCCGCGTGCTGTCGGATTGGCTGGTGGTCAAGATCACGCAGAACCCGGGCGAAAGCTTTCTGGATCGCATGATCGCGATGGTGGAAGGCGCGGCGCGGCGCAAGACGCCGAACGAAATCGCGCTGACCATTCTGCTGGCCAAATTCACCCTGATCTTCCTGCTCGCCTGCGCCACCCTGCTGCCGTATTCGATTTACAGCGTGCAGGTGGCCGGCAAGGGCAATCCGATCACGCTGACCGTGCTGGTCGCGCTGCTGGTATGCCTGATTCCCACCACGATTGGTGCCTTGTTGTCGGCGATTGGTATTGCCGGCATGGACCGCATGATCCGCGCCAACGTGATCGCCACGTCCGGTCGCGCGGTGGAAGCCGCCGGTGACGTGGACGTGCTGTTGCTGGACAAGACCGGCACCATCACCCTCGGCAACCGCCAGGCTGTCGCGTTTCATGCAGCGCCGGGCATCGAAGAACACACCCTGGCCGATACCGCACAGTTGGCCTCGCTGGCCGACGAAACGCCGGAAGGCCGCAGCGTGGTGGTGCTGGCCAAGGAGAAGTTCGGCCTGCGCGGACGCGATCTGCAATCGCTGCACGCTGAATTCGTACCGTTTACTGCGCAGACGCGTATGAGTGGTGTGGACATGGGCGAGCGCCGTATCCGCAAGGGCGCACTGGATGCGGTGGAGCGCTATCTGACCAGCCTTGGCAGCCATCTGCCGCCGGCGGTCAAGCGCATGGCCGAAGACATCGCTCGCCGTGGCGCCACGCCGCTGATCGTCACCGAAGGCGATCGTGCACTGGGTGTGATCGAGCTGAAGGACATCGTCAAGGGCGGCATCAAGGAGCGTTTCGCCGAGCTGCGCCGCATGGGTATCAAGACGGTGATGGTGACCGGCGACAACCCGCTCACCGCCGCCGCGATTGCCGCCGAAGCAGGCGTGGACGATTTCCTGGCCGAAGCCACTCCCGAAGCCAAGCTCAAATTGATCCGCACGATGCAGGGCGAAAGCCGCCTGGTAGCGATGTGCGGCGACGGCACCAACGATGCGCCGGCACTGGCCCAGGCCGACGTAGCGGTAGCGATGAATACCGGTACACAGGCGGCGAAAGAAGCCGGCAACATGGTCGATCTCGATTCCAACCCGACCAAGCTGATCGAGGTGGTGGAGATCGGCAAACAAATGCTGATCACGCGCGGTTCGCTGACCACGTTCTCGATTGCCAATGACGTGGCCAAGTACTTCGCCATCATCCCGGCAGCCTTCGCCACCACCTACCCGGCCCTCAATGCGCTGAACGTGATGAAGCTAGCCACACCGCAGAGTGCCATTCTGTCGGCAGTGATCTTCAACGCGCTGATCATCATCTTTCTCATTCCATTGGCATTGAAGGGCGTGAAATACCGCGCGCTCGGTGCCGGTGCGCTGCTGCGCCGGAACCTGCTGATTTATGGCCTGGGCGGCATCGTGGTGCCGTTCATCGGTATCAAGCTGATCGACATGCTGCTGGTCCTGTTTGGACTCGCTTGAGGAGATAAGGAAGGTATGTTTTCCAAGAAGGCTCTTGTCACATCGATCCTGCTGACCGTCGGCCCCATGTCGCAGGTACTGGCGCAATCGACCAACGTCAGCACTATGCCGACCAGCAGCCTGCCTGCTTCACCGGCCGCCACGCTAAGCGGTGATTGCACCCATGGTTTTTTTACCCGCCTGATGGCCGCCTATCGTGAAGACGCGCAACCGTCCGATCCGAATGCCCCTGCACCGGCACGTCGCGGCATGGATTCGCCGTTTGATTCGCCGCCGTTCCCGAATTCCGAATGGCAGCTCGGCGGCGTGGATGAACCGATCGGGGTGCCGGATACGAACTCCCCATATCCGCTGGAAAAAGCGCTGGGTTGCACCAAGTTCGGCCAATGGATGCAGCTCAACCGCATCGAGATGTACGGCTGGATCAATCCGTCCGCCAACATCAGCTCGTCCAGCTTCACCAACTATCCGTTGTCGTACGCAACACGCCCGAATCGCGTGGAGTTTGACCAGTTCCTGTTCCGCATCGAACGTTTGCCCGACACGGTGCAGACCGATCACATCGACTGGGGTTTCCATTTCGATAATTTGTGGGGCTACGATTACCACTACACCACGATGAAGGGTGTTTTCAGTAATCAGTTGTTGAACAACTCCAGCGTCAATCAGCCGTTGCCCGGCAAAGTCTACGGTGACGATCCAATGATCTGGTATGTCGATCTGTATATTCCCTGGATCGCCCAGGGCATGCAGATCACGGCCGGGCGTTATCTGTCCCTGCCGGATATCGAAGCGCAGTTCTCGCCGGAAAACTACCTGTTGACGCACTCCATCCTGTACACGGCGGACGCATACACCAACGTCGGCATCATCACCACCACCAAACTCAACAACCGATGGACGCTGCAGCTTGGCATACATGGCGGCGACGACTCGGCGCCCTGGAACAGCTCCAGCCGCGCCAGCCTGCAAGCGTGCGTGCGCTGGGTATCTGCGTCTAACAACGACATGCTCTATCCCTGTGTCGAGTCTTACAACAACGACAAGCAGACCTATAACAACCTGCAGGAATTCGTCACCACGTGGGGCCATCGCTTCAGCCACCGCGTCCATATGCTGACCGAGGCTTACTACATCTACGTGAAGGACCAGCCCGGTGCGCCCATGGGCGTGCCTGGCTATCCGCTGGGCCAAGCTCCGAACTTCCCTATTGGCAACAATCCGGCCTACGGCGTCGTGAACTATTTCAACATCGAGTTGAATCCCAACAACATGATCTCGATCCGCAACGAGTTTTACGATGACAAGCAGGGGCAGCGCACCGGGTTCGCCACGCGTTATTCCAGCCACACCATCGGCCTGACGCATTGGGTCACGCAGGATCTGGAGATCCGGCCGGAGCTCCGCTACGAGCGCGCCTACGATTTCCCCGCCTACAACGGCGGCAAGAAAAACTATCAGGTGACCGCGTTGATCGACGCGATCCTGCACTACTGAGGTGACAATCATGAGCCGGTTGATTCGCAATGCCCTTTCCATGCTGCTGGTGATGACCGCCATCACCGGCGTGGCCTATCCACTGGTCGTCACTGGGGTGGCGCAGGTGCTGTTCCCGCACCAGGCCAATGGCAGCCTGATCATGCGCGACGGCAAGCCGATCGGCTCGGAGCTAATCGGCCAGAGCTTCGACGACCCCAAGTATTTCTGGGGTCGTCCGTCTGCCACGACGCCACAGCCGTATAACGGCACAGCTTCCAACGGATCCAACCTGGGGCCGACCAATCCGGCGCTGCACGATGCCGTGCAGCACCGGATCGATGCGCTGCATAAGGCAGACCCAAGTAACAATACTGCGGTGCCGACTGACTTGGTCACGGCTTCGGGCAGCGGCCTTGATCCGGAAATCAGCCCGGCCGCGACGCAGTATCAAATTGCCCGCGTGGCACGTGCACGCAAGTTGAGCGTGGATCAGGTGCAACGGTTGGTAGCGAAACATACGCAAGGGCGCCAGCTTGGTTTGCTAGGCGAGCCACGGGTGAATGTGTTGCAACTGAATTTGGCGCTGGACAAGTTGCAGGCGAAGTGATGTTCGCGATTCTTCGTAGGTTGGGGTGCAAACCCCAACATTGCCATACGCACATACAACCCGATGTTGGGGTTTGCACCCCAACTTACGTAAGATGCCATGGCCATGACCGAAGCCTCCCGTGACGCGCGTGCCGATGCCCTGCTCGATGTCGTGCAGGAAGACAGCAATCGTCGCCTGAAGATTTTCCTCGGTGCCGCACCTGGCGTGGGCAAAACCTACGCCATGCTCTCGGCTGCGCGCGAACTCAAACGCCAGGGCGTGGATGTGGTGGTGGGACTGGTGGAAACCCATGGTCGCGCCGAAACCGCCGCCTTGCTTGAAGGTTTGGAAGTCCTGCCGCGCCTTACCCTGAATTACCAGGGACGCGATTTCACCGAGTTCGACGTGGACGCAGCGCTGGCGCGCAAACCGGCGACTCTGCTGGTCGATGAGCTAGCTCATCGCAATATCCCGGGCAGTCGCCATGAACGACGCTGGCAGGATATTGCCGAGTTGCTGGATGCCGGTATCAAGGTTTACACCGCGCTCAACGTCCAGCATTTGGAAAGCCTCAACGACCAGGTGCGGCGCATCACCGGCATTACCGTGCGTGAGACAGTGCCGGATGCCTTCCTCGACCGCGCTCGCGATATCGTGCTGGTCGACCTGCCCCCGCGCGAGCTGATTGGCCGCCTACGGCAGGGCAAGGTCTATGTGCCGGAAACGGCTGCCGCCGCGCTGGATGCGTTCTTCTCGCCCACCAACCTCGGCGCGTTGCGCGAACTCGCCGTGGATACGATGGCAGGCCATGTCGACAACGATCTGCGCGAACACATGCTGGCCCGCGGCAGTGCCATGCCGGTGCGACGCCGCGTGATGGCGGCGATCGACGGTCATGCGCAAAGCGAGTACCTGGTACGCATTGCCAGGCGCATTGCAGAACGACGTGGTGCGCCTTGGAGTGTGGTCTTTGTCGATACCGGTGTCGCGCTGGATCATACCCGGCGCGAACGTATCGACACGGCGATGCGCCTGGCGCGTCGACTCGGCGGTGATGCCACTGTACTGCGCGGCCATGCCATTGCAGATGAACTGCTGGTGCATGCTGATCGCGAAGGCGTCGGTCAGATCATTCTCGGCCGTACGCGTGAGCGCGTGCTGGCACGCATGCTGGGCCGTTCGCTGACACAACAACTGCTGCGTCGCGGTGCGCATCTCGAATTGACGATCATCGCAACGCCGACGGAACGGATACGCGCACGCAAGCGCCTACACCTGATGCCTGCGCATGGGCGACGAGACGAATATGTGTTCGCCACCGTCGTGATTGCCGCAGCGATCGGATTGGCGTTTATCGCCGACCGTTATCTTTCGGTCGCCAACCTTGCGCTGATTTTTCTTACCGCGGTCATGACGGTCGCGGTGCGCACGCGCATGGCGGTTGCGGTCTACACCGCAATACTCTGTTTTATCGGCTACAACTTCTTCTTCGTACCGCCACGTTACACACTGGCCATTTCCAATCCAGACGACGTGCTGGCAGTGACCTTGTTCTTGCTGGTTGCGCTCATCTGCAGCCGGCTTGCCACACGACTGGCCAGCCAGGTGGAGTCATTGCGTGCGGCCCATGACTATTCGCATACGCTATTGACCCTGGGCCAGCGACTGGCCTCGAGCCCGGATGCGGACACCGTGCACGAGGTTGGCGCTGCGGCACTCGCCCATGGCTTGCGCTGCGAAGCGGCGATTCTGTCGCGCGATGTGGAACATCACCTGCAAGTAACCGCCAACAGTTCGCGCACGCTGAGCTTGACCACGCAGGATATGGCCGCTGCGGAGTGGTGCGAACAACACACCGAGCCCGCCGGGCGCTTTACCGACACGCTCAACGC
The sequence above is a segment of the Dyella sp. M7H15-1 genome. Coding sequences within it:
- the polA gene encoding DNA polymerase I encodes the protein MPNLTLIDGSSYLFRAFHALPPLSNSQGEPTGALFGVVNMLRSILKAKPDYVAFVSDASGPTFRNVLYDKYKANRPPMPNELRAQIEPMLAIVRALGFPILRVSAVEADDVIGTLAKQAHEQGIDVLISTGDKDLAQLVRPGITLVNTMTNTIMDTAGVVEKFGVKPEQIIDFLSLTGDTVDNVPGVNKCGPKTAAKWLAEYGSLDGVIANADKISGKIGEYLREALPELPLSRELVTIKTDVTLEKTVEQLTLHERDTNALRELFTRYEFKAGLKELEGEGAGLGTRDSGLEKAAPSPPPREGVPGSSALASPESRVPSPAQYELVITEARFDQWISRLHDALLIAFDTETTSLDSMQADIVGLSLSVQPGHACYIPLGHDYPGAPTQLSRDKVLAALKPIFEDPKRPKVGQHAKYDMNILSHYGIVVQGLKHDTMLESYVWNATATRHDMDSLARKYLGYETVKYEEVAGKGAKQISFSQVDLDTACRYAAEDADITLRLHRALWPLLESEPKLLKVYEDIEIPLVPVLAGMEQHGVLIDVNELRKQSQQLGKRMLELQQEAWKSAGREFNLDSPKQLQAILFDELGLPAKLKTPTGQPSTNEEALDAIADDHPLPRLILEYRGLAKLRSTYTEKLAEMVNPRDGRVHTSYHQGAVATGRISSNDPNLQNIPVRTEEGRRIRQAFIAPKDWLVMAADYSQIELRIMAHLSGDEGLVRAFQEGGDIHRATAAEVFGLDPKDVTSNQRRAAKAINFGLMYGMSAFGLARQLGVDRGEASDYMARYFSRYPGVHAFMETTRERAHRDGYVETLFGRRLYLENLSARNQALRAGAERAAVNAPMQGTAADIIKRAMITVAAWLKDRDDAHMLMQVHDELVFEVRAGAVDSVREAVRERMSGAATLHVPLIVDIGVGKNWDEAH
- the kdpF gene encoding K(+)-transporting ATPase subunit F; this translates as MNFFYGLAAVIAVALTVYLCVALLKPEWFE
- the kdpA gene encoding potassium-transporting ATPase subunit KdpA; protein product: MTANDFIQIGIYLVVLLLLIKPMGSYMAHVYADQPHRITRLGGGVERFIYRLCGVDAREDMGWKRYALAMLLFNVCGMLMVYLLQRVQQWLPLNPQHFPAVAPDLSINTAISFITNTNWQAYSGESSLSYLTQMMGLAVQNFMSAACGIAVAIAVIRGFVRKTTQLIGNFWVDLTRTTLYVLIPISFVLALLLVSQGVIQNFKSYVDVPVMQTTTYANPVTDAAGNPVKDASGNPVTKPAQLTSQTLPMGPTASQVGIKMLGTNGGGFFNANSAHPYENPTPFSNFLEMLAIFLIPGGLCITFGDMVDDRRQGWAILATMLVIFIPLTMGVTAAEQAGNPIMHGLMVDQHASALQPGGNMEGKETRFGIVASTLFTAITTGASCGAVNNMHDSLTSLGGLVPMWLIQLGEVVFGGVGSGLYGMLAFAVVAVFIAGLMVGRTPEYIGKKIEAHEMKMASLAVLIPCALVVICTAIAVLVPAGTAAVGNPGAHGFSEILYAVSSATNNNGSAFAGLSANVPFWNVLLGVCMFLSRYTLAIAMLALAGSLAAKKHVPESAGTLPTHTPLFVTLLASVVIIVGALTFLPALALGPIAEFLMSAH
- the kdpB gene encoding potassium-transporting ATPase subunit KdpB, yielding MTSHAHAVRTFDRTLILKAVADAFRKLSPRMQFRNPVMFVVFVCSVLTTLLWIQALTGHGEAPTAFIFLVSIWLWFTLLFANFAEALAEGRGKAQAAALRSTRKDVIAKKLAEAKRDAEITFVPSNELRAGNVVLVEANEQIPGDGEVVIGAASVDESAITGESAPVIRESGGDRSAVTGGTRVLSDWLVVKITQNPGESFLDRMIAMVEGAARRKTPNEIALTILLAKFTLIFLLACATLLPYSIYSVQVAGKGNPITLTVLVALLVCLIPTTIGALLSAIGIAGMDRMIRANVIATSGRAVEAAGDVDVLLLDKTGTITLGNRQAVAFHAAPGIEEHTLADTAQLASLADETPEGRSVVVLAKEKFGLRGRDLQSLHAEFVPFTAQTRMSGVDMGERRIRKGALDAVERYLTSLGSHLPPAVKRMAEDIARRGATPLIVTEGDRALGVIELKDIVKGGIKERFAELRRMGIKTVMVTGDNPLTAAAIAAEAGVDDFLAEATPEAKLKLIRTMQGESRLVAMCGDGTNDAPALAQADVAVAMNTGTQAAKEAGNMVDLDSNPTKLIEVVEIGKQMLITRGSLTTFSIANDVAKYFAIIPAAFATTYPALNALNVMKLATPQSAILSAVIFNALIIIFLIPLALKGVKYRALGAGALLRRNLLIYGLGGIVVPFIGIKLIDMLLVLFGLA
- a CDS encoding outer membrane beta-barrel protein gives rise to the protein MFSKKALVTSILLTVGPMSQVLAQSTNVSTMPTSSLPASPAATLSGDCTHGFFTRLMAAYREDAQPSDPNAPAPARRGMDSPFDSPPFPNSEWQLGGVDEPIGVPDTNSPYPLEKALGCTKFGQWMQLNRIEMYGWINPSANISSSSFTNYPLSYATRPNRVEFDQFLFRIERLPDTVQTDHIDWGFHFDNLWGYDYHYTTMKGVFSNQLLNNSSVNQPLPGKVYGDDPMIWYVDLYIPWIAQGMQITAGRYLSLPDIEAQFSPENYLLTHSILYTADAYTNVGIITTTKLNNRWTLQLGIHGGDDSAPWNSSSRASLQACVRWVSASNNDMLYPCVESYNNDKQTYNNLQEFVTTWGHRFSHRVHMLTEAYYIYVKDQPGAPMGVPGYPLGQAPNFPIGNNPAYGVVNYFNIELNPNNMISIRNEFYDDKQGQRTGFATRYSSHTIGLTHWVTQDLEIRPELRYERAYDFPAYNGGKKNYQVTALIDAILHY
- the kdpC gene encoding potassium-transporting ATPase subunit KdpC codes for the protein MSRLIRNALSMLLVMTAITGVAYPLVVTGVAQVLFPHQANGSLIMRDGKPIGSELIGQSFDDPKYFWGRPSATTPQPYNGTASNGSNLGPTNPALHDAVQHRIDALHKADPSNNTAVPTDLVTASGSGLDPEISPAATQYQIARVARARKLSVDQVQRLVAKHTQGRQLGLLGEPRVNVLQLNLALDKLQAK
- a CDS encoding sensor histidine kinase KdpD, encoding MTEASRDARADALLDVVQEDSNRRLKIFLGAAPGVGKTYAMLSAARELKRQGVDVVVGLVETHGRAETAALLEGLEVLPRLTLNYQGRDFTEFDVDAALARKPATLLVDELAHRNIPGSRHERRWQDIAELLDAGIKVYTALNVQHLESLNDQVRRITGITVRETVPDAFLDRARDIVLVDLPPRELIGRLRQGKVYVPETAAAALDAFFSPTNLGALRELAVDTMAGHVDNDLREHMLARGSAMPVRRRVMAAIDGHAQSEYLVRIARRIAERRGAPWSVVFVDTGVALDHTRRERIDTAMRLARRLGGDATVLRGHAIADELLVHADREGVGQIILGRTRERVLARMLGRSLTQQLLRRGAHLELTIIATPTERIRARKRLHLMPAHGRRDEYVFATVVIAAAIGLAFIADRYLSVANLALIFLTAVMTVAVRTRMAVAVYTAILCFIGYNFFFVPPRYTLAISNPDDVLAVTLFLLVALICSRLATRLASQVESLRAAHDYSHTLLTLGQRLASSPDADTVHEVGAAALAHGLRCEAAILSRDVEHHLQVTANSSRTLSLTTQDMAAAEWCEQHTEPAGRFTDTLNAARCWILPLGTDDRHLGVAALRFENGISPDIDRRSLALAMVQDIGQALERARLASELEGARVQGETERLRNALLSSVSHDLRSPLASMIGSAGTLSSYWGQLPVDERQELLDAILGEGQRLDRYIQNLLDMTRLGHGTLKLNRDWTDAAEIIASAITRLRKLFPELRVDTILPNETVLLFVHPALIEQALFNILENAARFSPPGDAVRVIVRVAGDRLFIDVVDRGPGIPEEERARIFDMFYSVARGDRAPQGTGLGLAICRGMIGAHGGSVEALPGEGVGTTIRISLPLPTPKP